One genomic window of Thermococcus indicus includes the following:
- a CDS encoding AlbA family DNA-binding domain-containing protein, which translates to MNELLALIRQGENERIEFKRRATPEIAREICAMANADGGYILIGVSDEGNVLGCDIKKARETISSSLQNVTPPLQVKTHVLELGGRNVLVIEVPKSRNLCSIGGVAYIRIGPGIRPLSIQEILMLSAELGAVTWDEFPAAELSEMKEEYVEWFFSAVERARGRRIPKEDWNRYRRSAKAIKGNKLTNAGVLFFTDVEEFIPHAGGRIVRMDGERPLWSKEFRGPVWKVIDEMYAELLSQFSTIEVVMGTKRTKLPEYPIRAVREAIINAFAHRNYAIPADVRIFIHPDRLVIRNPGGLMPGVDLEDPEHVPRNPNLCGLMYDAGYIEKYGYGLRLIREECKKHGLVEVEFKNSANRFEVVFKKKTGELLDDTDRKILEFLTVPRRSGEIAEYVGLSKPAVLKRLEKLEALGLARAIGRGAQRRYEMVHR; encoded by the coding sequence GTGAACGAACTTCTGGCACTCATTCGCCAGGGAGAGAATGAGAGGATAGAGTTCAAACGCAGGGCAACGCCTGAAATCGCCAGAGAGATATGCGCCATGGCAAACGCCGACGGAGGCTACATTCTGATAGGTGTGAGCGACGAGGGCAATGTTTTGGGATGTGACATCAAAAAGGCCAGGGAAACGATATCCTCCTCACTCCAGAACGTCACCCCTCCTCTGCAGGTAAAAACCCACGTGCTTGAGCTTGGTGGCAGAAACGTTCTTGTCATAGAGGTTCCAAAGTCCCGGAACCTCTGCTCCATAGGTGGAGTTGCCTACATCAGGATAGGCCCCGGGATAAGGCCCCTTTCAATCCAGGAGATTCTCATGCTTTCAGCCGAGCTGGGGGCGGTTACCTGGGATGAGTTCCCGGCGGCAGAGCTGTCGGAGATGAAGGAAGAATACGTTGAGTGGTTTTTCTCGGCGGTGGAGAGAGCGCGAGGCAGACGTATCCCGAAGGAAGACTGGAACCGTTACCGTAGGAGTGCAAAGGCGATTAAAGGGAACAAGCTGACGAATGCAGGGGTACTGTTTTTCACCGATGTCGAGGAGTTCATACCGCACGCGGGTGGCAGGATCGTCAGAATGGACGGAGAGAGACCCCTGTGGAGCAAGGAATTCAGGGGGCCGGTATGGAAGGTTATAGATGAGATGTACGCGGAGCTCCTTTCCCAGTTCAGCACGATAGAAGTGGTGATGGGAACGAAGAGAACCAAACTGCCCGAGTATCCCATAAGGGCCGTTAGGGAGGCGATAATAAACGCCTTCGCCCACAGGAACTACGCAATCCCCGCGGACGTCAGGATTTTCATTCATCCCGATAGGCTTGTAATAAGAAACCCCGGGGGCCTGATGCCTGGAGTGGATCTCGAAGACCCCGAACACGTGCCGAGGAACCCGAACCTCTGCGGACTTATGTACGATGCGGGCTACATCGAAAAGTACGGCTACGGTCTGAGACTGATCCGTGAGGAGTGCAAGAAGCACGGCCTCGTGGAAGTAGAGTTTAAGAACAGTGCGAACCGCTTTGAAGTGGTCTTCAAGAAGAAAACCGGCGAGCTTTTGGATGATACTGACAGGAAAATCCTTGAGTTCCTGACAGTCCCGAGGAGGAGCGGAGAGATAGCGGAGTACGTTGGCCTCTCAAAGCCCGCCGTGTTAAAGAGGCTTGAAAAGCTCGAAGCCCTGGGCCTTGCAAGAGCCATAGGCAGAGGTGCGCAGAGGAGGTACGAGATGGTTCATCGTTAA
- a CDS encoding NOG1 family protein, whose translation MKNPFEKMPTVLTADEIIDKAFRRAEKAASALTPKGGPRAKARQREELRIRTISNVIRDNLRKLLDRTPGVSELPPFYRELVDTLVDRDQFHRSLAHVNWAIKTIRNLEQRYVEKIRYSRDPDEMSRLRRQFYGRVADVIRDIADDLEYLNQARNVLKDLPVVDLNLPTVVIAGHPNVGKSTLLRVLTNARPEVASYPFTTKGINVGQFEEHYLKYQVIDTPGLLDRPLSERNEVERQAILALKHLGKVIVYIFDPSEYCGYPIEEQTHLFEEIYAEFGEFPFIVVLNKVDIADEEKIKAVEEFVRAKGLEPLRISALNGEGLDELKERVIELVKPMVEEQARRIMERELRKYRDELEL comes from the coding sequence ATGAAGAACCCCTTTGAAAAGATGCCGACGGTGCTTACCGCTGACGAGATTATTGACAAGGCCTTCAGGAGGGCGGAGAAGGCGGCCTCGGCCCTCACCCCCAAGGGCGGCCCCAGGGCCAAGGCCAGGCAGAGGGAGGAGCTGAGAATCAGAACGATCTCCAACGTCATCCGCGACAACCTGAGGAAACTGCTGGACAGGACACCGGGGGTTTCAGAACTTCCCCCGTTCTACAGGGAGCTGGTCGATACGCTCGTTGACCGCGACCAGTTCCACCGCTCCCTGGCCCACGTGAACTGGGCCATAAAAACCATTAGAAACCTCGAACAGCGCTACGTCGAGAAGATACGATACTCGCGCGACCCGGACGAGATGTCAAGGCTCCGAAGGCAGTTCTACGGCCGCGTCGCCGACGTCATCAGGGATATAGCAGATGACCTCGAGTACCTCAACCAGGCCAGAAACGTCCTCAAAGACCTCCCGGTCGTTGATCTCAACCTTCCGACGGTCGTGATAGCCGGCCATCCCAACGTCGGCAAGAGCACGCTCCTCAGGGTTCTGACGAACGCCAGACCCGAGGTCGCCAGCTACCCCTTCACAACGAAGGGCATAAACGTTGGCCAGTTCGAGGAGCACTACCTGAAATACCAGGTCATAGACACTCCCGGGCTGCTTGATAGACCCCTGAGCGAGAGGAACGAGGTCGAGAGGCAGGCCATCCTCGCTTTAAAGCACCTCGGAAAGGTCATCGTCTACATCTTCGACCCCAGCGAGTACTGCGGTTATCCAATTGAAGAGCAGACCCATCTGTTCGAGGAAATCTACGCCGAGTTCGGGGAGTTCCCCTTCATCGTCGTCCTCAACAAGGTGGACATAGCCGATGAGGAGAAAATCAAGGCCGTCGAGGAGTTCGTCAGGGCCAAAGGCCTCGAACCCCTCAGAATCTCGGCGCTCAACGGTGAGGGACTCGACGAGCTGAAGGAGCGCGTTATAGAGCTCGTTAAACCGATGGTCGAGGAGCAGGCTAGGAGGATAATGGAGAGGGAGCTGAGGAAGTACAGGGACGAGCTGGAGCTCTGA
- a CDS encoding MBL fold metallo-hydrolase: MRLTVIYENHAGFVKGLLGGHGFSALLEHRGRRVLIDTGTDGEVLLGNMAELGIDPGEIDFVFITHGHYDHTGGLKAFLNAREEPVRVIAHPGIFRLRVAVKPHRRDIGIPFDRGELEGLGAEFILKEEPFEFAPGLWSSGEIPRRTWDRAVGYVEENGRLIRDPVPDDITLIIDLGDGVAVVTGCGHSGVLNIAWHAEDVLGKPVRALIGGLHLRGAKKELLNEVVEEIDAERLYAGHCTGLDEYAFLKAGLGERIEPLHVGRVIEL, from the coding sequence ATGAGGCTGACCGTGATCTACGAGAACCATGCCGGGTTCGTGAAGGGCCTCCTGGGCGGGCACGGATTCTCCGCCCTCCTGGAGCACAGGGGCAGGAGGGTGCTCATCGACACAGGAACCGACGGGGAGGTGCTCCTCGGCAACATGGCCGAGCTTGGAATCGATCCCGGGGAAATAGACTTCGTCTTTATAACCCACGGGCACTACGACCATACCGGCGGACTGAAGGCGTTTTTAAATGCGCGGGAGGAGCCGGTGAGGGTTATCGCCCACCCGGGAATCTTCCGGCTCAGGGTGGCAGTGAAACCCCACAGGAGGGATATAGGGATCCCCTTTGACAGGGGGGAGCTTGAGGGGCTCGGGGCCGAGTTCATCCTGAAAGAAGAGCCCTTCGAGTTTGCGCCGGGACTCTGGAGTTCCGGGGAAATACCGCGGCGCACGTGGGACAGGGCCGTCGGCTACGTTGAGGAGAACGGCCGCCTCATCAGAGACCCGGTCCCCGATGATATCACTCTGATCATCGACCTGGGAGACGGGGTCGCCGTCGTCACCGGCTGCGGTCACTCCGGGGTTCTGAACATAGCGTGGCACGCGGAGGACGTTCTTGGGAAGCCGGTCAGGGCGTTGATAGGGGGACTCCACCTGAGGGGCGCCAAAAAAGAGCTTCTCAATGAAGTCGTCGAGGAAATCGACGCCGAAAGGCTCTACGCCGGCCACTGCACGGGGCTGGACGAGTATGCATTCCTGAAGGCGGGGCTGGGCGAGAGGATTGAACCCCTCCACGTCGGCAGGGTCATCGAACTTTAG
- a CDS encoding undecaprenyl-diphosphate phosphatase: MISPVDYVAPLISGMIIALGSWLPVGPEGHSFTALLGVIAPSYGDYLVPSYLGVTFAVLFYFRELIALGSQNAIKRRLDSDTMYLIYASAFTLVVGYPVLRTVSDAVGPGASDLINAIAGLGMILVGLLAGTRVRAPLEGIESSIREKKDEATLVDAVVSGLAQGVALIGGLSRSGFVLLGLVCTGMDVKRALELSFLVAPAYLVLKLAFMGGWDPELPVALLFTAFLAAFVVSFVTMKLLLKLAGAVGRRMFLVSFGLIAIVVYLMGVVM, encoded by the coding sequence ATGATATCGCCCGTGGACTACGTTGCACCGCTGATTTCCGGGATGATAATCGCGCTTGGCTCCTGGCTCCCGGTCGGTCCGGAGGGTCACTCCTTCACGGCCCTTCTGGGGGTTATTGCACCCTCGTACGGGGATTATCTCGTCCCCTCATATCTGGGTGTGACGTTCGCTGTCCTCTTCTATTTCAGGGAGCTGATAGCGCTCGGCTCCCAAAATGCAATTAAGAGACGTCTTGATTCGGACACGATGTACTTAATCTACGCCTCCGCCTTCACCCTGGTGGTGGGGTACCCCGTCCTGAGGACGGTTTCCGACGCAGTGGGGCCCGGTGCCTCCGACCTGATAAACGCGATCGCAGGCCTCGGGATGATCCTGGTGGGTCTCCTGGCCGGTACGCGCGTTCGGGCACCCCTCGAAGGGATCGAAAGCAGCATCCGGGAGAAAAAGGATGAGGCCACCCTGGTGGATGCGGTGGTATCGGGACTGGCCCAGGGCGTCGCCCTAATAGGGGGGCTCTCGAGGAGCGGCTTTGTTCTCCTCGGTCTTGTGTGCACAGGGATGGACGTAAAGCGGGCCCTTGAGCTGAGCTTCCTGGTAGCCCCTGCATATCTGGTCCTGAAGCTCGCTTTCATGGGAGGATGGGATCCGGAGCTTCCCGTTGCGCTGCTCTTCACCGCGTTCCTGGCGGCGTTCGTGGTGAGCTTTGTGACGATGAAGCTCCTCCTCAAACTTGCCGGCGCGGTGGGGAGGCGGATGTTCCTCGTGTCCTTCGGTTTAATCGCAATCGTGGTCTACCTGATGGGGGTGGTCATGTGA
- the glmU gene encoding bifunctional sugar-1-phosphate nucleotidylyltransferase/acetyltransferase, giving the protein MKAVVLAAGKGERLRPLTDDRPKVILKVANRPIIGYVLENLDPFVDEFIIVVRYEKEKLIKALGDEFNGKPITYVEQLPGEGTAKAIESAREHVGEEEFIVANGDIYFEIEGVKDLIGAFRREKADAAILVKEFDDLSHFGKIEVEGSLVSGVKEKPGKVSGYANLGVYIFRPEVFEFIGKTPVSKRGEYEITDTLNLMIGAGRRVAYAVYSGYWNDIGRPWNLLELNEYLLRNKLRHEIRGIVEEGATIVPPVEIGEGTVVRSGAYIVGPVKIGRNSRIGPNCFIRPATSIGDGCHVGNAVEVKNSIIMDSSNAPHLNYVGDSIIGENTNLGAGTITANLRHDRGNVKVEVKGKLEDSGRHKLGAIIGHNVKVGINVSIYPGRKIGSNSFIGPGVIVDRNVPPGHIVTVKQEKTVMMR; this is encoded by the coding sequence GTGAAGGCTGTTGTTCTCGCCGCGGGAAAGGGTGAAAGGCTCAGGCCGCTGACGGATGACAGGCCCAAGGTCATACTCAAGGTGGCCAACAGACCTATAATCGGTTACGTCCTTGAGAACCTCGACCCTTTCGTGGATGAGTTCATCATCGTTGTTCGCTACGAGAAGGAGAAGCTGATCAAGGCCCTGGGAGATGAGTTCAACGGCAAGCCAATAACCTACGTCGAGCAGCTGCCCGGCGAGGGGACTGCCAAGGCAATAGAGTCCGCCCGGGAGCACGTCGGGGAAGAGGAGTTCATAGTGGCCAACGGCGACATTTACTTCGAGATCGAGGGTGTAAAGGATCTCATAGGGGCCTTCAGGAGGGAAAAGGCCGACGCGGCCATTCTGGTTAAAGAGTTCGATGACCTCAGTCACTTTGGCAAGATTGAGGTCGAGGGGAGCCTCGTTTCCGGTGTGAAGGAGAAACCCGGGAAGGTTTCGGGCTACGCCAACCTCGGCGTTTACATATTCAGGCCCGAGGTCTTTGAGTTCATCGGGAAAACCCCCGTGAGCAAGCGCGGTGAGTACGAGATAACGGACACCCTCAACCTCATGATAGGGGCGGGCAGAAGGGTGGCATATGCGGTTTACTCCGGCTACTGGAACGACATAGGCAGGCCCTGGAACCTCCTTGAGCTCAACGAATACCTCCTGAGGAATAAACTGCGGCACGAAATACGGGGTATAGTGGAGGAAGGGGCCACGATAGTCCCGCCGGTTGAAATTGGGGAGGGCACAGTCGTCCGGAGCGGGGCGTACATCGTGGGTCCGGTTAAGATAGGAAGGAACTCCAGAATTGGACCCAACTGCTTCATACGGCCCGCCACCAGCATAGGGGACGGCTGTCACGTGGGCAACGCGGTGGAGGTCAAGAACTCCATAATAATGGACAGCAGCAACGCACCCCACCTCAACTACGTCGGTGACTCGATAATCGGGGAGAACACCAACCTGGGTGCCGGGACGATAACCGCGAACCTCAGGCACGACAGGGGCAACGTGAAGGTTGAGGTTAAGGGCAAGCTCGAGGACAGCGGCAGGCACAAGCTCGGCGCGATAATCGGCCACAACGTCAAGGTGGGCATAAACGTCAGCATCTACCCTGGAAGGAAGATAGGGAGCAACTCTTTTATTGGTCCGGGTGTGATAGTTGATAGAAACGTGCCACCCGGGCACATTGTCACCGTGAAGCAGGAGAAAACGGTGATGATGAGATGA
- a CDS encoding DUF835 domain-containing protein: protein MNAESLVPYLNFISRWVLFAAVFYKAYRTREKGWVLLTAAFFIDALDVESYILEPLGITMHPDAYAIAAKIPNFIIAFLVVWGAVHLKHGESKLKHVVYISLFAVVSYIWLLLLATDILDDPTTRAILPSLAFGGALIYVGNVLRKYVVSHHWVEMMFPWGLILLGALNLTYPVTRFISWFAPIGFFMGAVFRLMAAIGATKFVFYPLTPVVPSTDVKIPPGAYLFPTREDVVHRFGTVWDKPGVILITREDVGMLKESIHPNTLVFWITRAKEGKLEESPTIYAMGPTKIDILTDLITRAVGQGYSLVYIDAFEYLMLENGFENTVKFLLNVKDRVVSSEGTIILVANLNTLEPRQRRILEREFSH, encoded by the coding sequence ATGAACGCTGAGTCATTGGTTCCCTACCTCAACTTTATTTCGAGGTGGGTTCTCTTCGCGGCCGTTTTTTATAAGGCCTACCGGACCCGGGAAAAAGGATGGGTCTTGCTAACGGCCGCGTTTTTCATAGATGCCCTCGACGTTGAGAGTTACATCCTTGAGCCGCTGGGAATTACGATGCATCCCGATGCCTACGCAATCGCCGCCAAGATTCCGAACTTCATCATAGCATTTCTGGTGGTTTGGGGGGCGGTTCATTTAAAACACGGGGAGAGCAAACTCAAGCATGTGGTTTACATCTCCCTGTTCGCGGTGGTCTCATACATATGGCTCCTCCTGCTGGCCACGGATATCCTAGACGATCCAACAACGCGGGCCATCCTTCCGTCCCTCGCATTCGGCGGTGCTCTCATCTACGTTGGTAACGTGCTGAGGAAATACGTTGTGTCACACCACTGGGTCGAGATGATGTTCCCGTGGGGGTTGATACTTCTCGGGGCGCTCAACCTGACATACCCCGTGACTAGGTTCATCAGCTGGTTCGCGCCTATCGGCTTCTTTATGGGTGCGGTGTTCAGGCTAATGGCCGCCATAGGGGCAACGAAATTTGTGTTCTACCCTCTGACTCCAGTGGTACCCTCCACCGACGTGAAAATACCTCCCGGGGCGTATCTCTTCCCAACACGGGAGGACGTGGTTCACAGATTCGGGACAGTGTGGGATAAACCGGGCGTCATACTCATAACCCGTGAGGACGTGGGGATGCTCAAAGAAAGCATCCACCCCAACACGCTGGTGTTCTGGATAACCCGCGCGAAGGAAGGTAAGCTGGAGGAGTCCCCGACAATCTACGCCATGGGTCCGACGAAGATAGATATCCTGACCGATCTCATAACCCGTGCCGTCGGTCAGGGCTACAGTCTGGTTTATATCGATGCCTTTGAGTATCTGATGCTTGAAAATGGATTCGAGAATACCGTTAAGTTCCTGCTTAACGTTAAGGACCGGGTAGTCAGCTCTGAGGGCACCATCATACTGGTCGCCAACCTTAATACCCTGGAACCGCGCCAGAGAAGGATACTTGAGAGGGAATTCAGTCACTGA